In a single window of the Anaerotruncus rubiinfantis genome:
- a CDS encoding GntR family transcriptional regulator, translating to MPSEYELPYLGGRLMSTQVSALLIKELKEGAFSAAERLPSEVELAERLGVSRTVIRDALSDLEREGFIERVRGIGTVINREIVGLKHRLDLKLEYNELIRDAGYRPGVDSISLRVEPADEELAEILQIDSGAPAIVCEKRLLASGTPVIYSVDYLPKALLEGMNYADIDWSMPVFDILDRYCGLTVVTSIAKLRATNADPLIRSRLEAAKGDALIMLDEIGFCKLSRPVMRSFEFYTDFFDFTLLRKKF from the coding sequence ATGCCGTCAGAATACGAACTTCCCTATCTGGGCGGAAGGCTCATGTCCACCCAGGTGAGCGCGCTGCTCATCAAGGAGCTGAAGGAAGGCGCTTTTTCAGCCGCGGAACGCCTTCCCTCCGAGGTGGAGCTGGCGGAACGCCTGGGGGTGAGCCGCACCGTCATCCGCGATGCGCTCTCCGATCTGGAACGGGAAGGGTTCATCGAGCGGGTGCGCGGCATCGGGACGGTCATCAACCGGGAGATCGTGGGCCTCAAGCACCGGCTCGATCTGAAACTCGAATATAACGAGCTCATCCGCGACGCGGGCTACCGCCCAGGCGTTGACAGCATTTCGCTGCGGGTGGAGCCCGCCGACGAAGAGCTGGCGGAAATCTTGCAGATCGATTCCGGCGCGCCCGCTATCGTCTGCGAAAAACGGCTGCTCGCCAGCGGTACTCCTGTCATCTATTCGGTTGACTACCTGCCAAAGGCCCTCCTTGAAGGGATGAACTACGCGGATATCGACTGGTCGATGCCGGTGTTCGATATCCTCGACCGGTATTGCGGGCTCACCGTCGTCACCAGTATCGCCAAGCTGCGCGCCACCAACGCCGACCCGCTCATCCGGTCACGTCTGGAGGCTGCAAAAGGCGATGCGCTCATCATGCTCGACGAAATCGGGTTTTGCAAGCTCAGCCGTCCGGTGATGCGTTCCTTTGAATTCTATACCGACTTTTTCGATTTCACGCTTCTGCGCAAAAAATTCTGA